Within the Musa acuminata AAA Group cultivar baxijiao unplaced genomic scaffold, Cavendish_Baxijiao_AAA HiC_scaffold_696, whole genome shotgun sequence genome, the region AAGTCAACCTTACAAGAAATGATCAAACACTTGAACTAGTACCCAACGGCTAAATGGAACATCTCCAGAGAAACTATCCAAACAAAAAAATTTGAATGATGTTAATGAAATATCAGTGTTTgaactttgatttttttaatactAATATTCAACTCAAATAGTTAAAACTGTATGAACTGAGTACATGTAAGGAATCCTAGAGCACTACCTACTAACCAAAGGAAGCAAATAAAAGAAGGATAAGAACAAATCAACCTCCTATAGGAACAACAAATGAAgctgcaaaaaggaaagaaagtgaAGACAGAACAGGGGAAAGCAACCACCAACCTTCTCGGTGGATGGGACCATGCTCCTGAGCGTGGCCAGATGCCTATTAATTCTCTCCCTCCGGCGCCTTTCCGCCTCGCAATGGCTTTTCAGCGCCATCACTCCCTTCGCATCCGAGACCCCAACTCCCCCTTTCATCTTCCCTAACCTCGACACCTTCACAAACTCCCTACCATCGCTATCCAACTCCAACGAAGACGACGATGCTAAAGTAGGCCCGAATCCCGACCCAAAACCACCAGAGAACCCTTCAAAATCCCTCACGTCCCTAACAGGAACAGAACCCATCTACTGAAACAACGTTAGAGAGAAGGCCAGATTGAAAGACCAATAAGAGCTTGAAGAAGCAAAACACGCAAAGATCCAAACTTTCTTTTCGTAACTCACGAACCCGGAGGGCGGTTTGGGGGGCAGAACCAAAACCGGAATCTCGGGCAACGGAGACTCCTCGCTTCACCCTCTACTTGCGCACCAAAAATGGATTCTTTTGTCGCTATTCTTCTTGTAATCCGATCAATTGCTTCCATTCCGAGAACCACCGAGAGCTTTGGCGACAAAGACTATTGGGAGAAGGATTTTGGCTTCGATCTTTTATCGAAATCGATCATTTCTGCTTTCTTTCTTGCAGATTCGAATTTCTGTGGCTCGGAATCGAGGAAAGATGAGACCTTTTCGTTGCACAAGGGAAGAATCGAGGAAATCAAAACCAACTACTTTAAGAACATTATCTTGGAGGaaggaagacaagaagaaaaaaaacaggaaggattttggagtGGAGGCAGAGTGAAACGAAGAAGAACAAACTGGGGTTATATATCCATTGACAGGATTAACAATATGCTATATAAAGATGAGGCAAAATGTGACACTTGCCGTGGTTTAATGGTGAAGATGGAAAGAACAGGTCTTCGGAGAGGAGGCAGAGTGGAAGGAATCACAAAGTGGGACAATGTATCCACTGACAAGACTAATAAACTACTTCGAAAGATGAAGCAAAATGTGACATAGGACTTTGAACAATACTTTGTTGATTGTGATTCGATGACATGTCAATTAGTTCCTAAATTATTGGTGATTTGGTGGGTTAGGCTTGCAGGTTTTGTCCTGATCTCTCTGGTGGCTCACAAATAATTGATGAACAGGGAAACAGAGGACAACAGGCAAAATAGTAGCAACTGCAAAAAATACCATTTCCAGTTTTTTCTCGAGAACAATGTTACTCAAGTAGTTCTTTCCAtgtttctaatatatatttagatggaAATCGCTAGGGAGTAAAACGAAAAAATCAGTGATGAGGAAGTGATAATATTCCAAGTGAGGTTAAGATACATCTTTGTGAGATCTCATACAGACATAAACACTCGTTCAACGAGGATATAAATGctacaattaaagaagaaaaagaaaacaacaaaataaaGTGACTCGAAGCTACTGAATTTTCTGATTTGCATAAACAAGCAGTTGAATTGCATAAATCATATACTGTAGGAAAATTATTctgagaatgatgaatttttttcaGTAGAATTCTACAGTATGATCAACAGACCAACTCGAGATGAAGGCTCTGATATAATCTCCTAGCATTTCATTTTTAGTCCCCACATCTTAGATTGCTTCACTCATTCAACAACTGAAATCTCACAGGCTATCATTGTCAACGAGTGCTGATTGTTGATCTGTCTACCTTCTCTGCTCCTCACGTTTATGGCAGAGCTAATCGTGGCCACGTCTAAGGAACACACTCCAAGTATCAAGGGGATGCAACTCCGTCGGCGGAGCTCTCGCACTACCGTATCTGAGTGAACAAGGCTGAGCCATCTATGCCTTACCCTTTGATGTAGAACCTTTTGGAATATGTTCTTCTTCTCCATGGATTTAACATTCTTTCTGTGAGAAAGAGTCACTTGACAGCAGCCCGTTGACCCCTGCAAGAAAACACCAAACACATCACtatgcatgataaaataattgccaCACTAATGATGCCATAGAGAATAGACTTTTGTTTGGTATTGGTAATTTAATTCCAACATCCACCAACTTCCAAGAGGAAAAGTAAAATGGAACTTCACTTGTTGATAGATTGGTTTGAAATGTTTTCGAACATGACAGTGATTTATGGCATACCCACAAACTTCTCAACTTGAGATTTGTCACACATCAAATCATTTCATTAGCATAAAGAGCATTGAATGCATCCAATTCATGAAATCATGATGATCCGGAAAAAACAAAGGTGTATCCCATCAGCTTTACAAGCATGCTGTCATGGATGAGGTGATAAACTGCAGATATATCTATTTGCTTGGAAACAAGTAGATTAGATGCCCAAAACCAGGAGCTATGTTCTCTTTAAAGTTACAGAGGAAAAATTTGAGAAAGAAACATTAAGTTTTCACCTTTACTTGCAGAGACATAAATCAAGCAAGATCATTTTCCATGGCATCTAAGTTTATCAATTTGTAATGGAATTTCTTATTGACCAAAGCTTTACTCAATTAATCTGTGTAATATTCTTAACTGTGTACTTTTTACTCCATTAATCTGCAAATGTTGTTATGTTTTAGTGTTCTTGTTGGATTGGCATCATTTCTGTATTTTGTTTTTGGTTGAAAAGAACAcagaatttattttgtttttcattCTGCAAAAGTAAAGATTATTTCTCTGGGAAGCCTATCACTGTCAAGAGAGGTTTTGGTTGCTGGTAATGCAGTGTTTCGAGACAAGCCTAAAGCAATTGTTGGTGTTTCCTTCCTAAAGTAAAAGACATCAAAATGTTACAGGAGAGTCTGCAGAAACTTGTAGTTGTTTGCTTTCTAGCCTATTAAGTCTGCATATGCTCCTTCAAGCCAAAGCAGACTTCCTCATCCTATCCTCCATGACAAATGTCAATCAGCTTCCTCTGTTCTGTTGACTTGAATAACAATTTGTTTTCCCATTTGTCAAGTAGAGTTGACATAGCAGAAATCCTTACTTTATCATAGATCTTAGAGGCATAACATCACTGGCATAATCTCGCTACTAAAAAGATTAACCAGAAGGAAACAACCTTCAATCTAAAACTTGTTTCCAGAAACCAGAACCTCTTTGAATGAAACAAATGAATATACCTGTGATTCAGAGAATCAATGCCCTCCAAGCAATCGCTTCCATATGTTCATGGCGGCCTTGTCTTTTGCTAGCTCTCAACTCTGACATGCATATCTTTAAGATATAAATTACTGaaagaaataattttaatgtATTTGGCCAATGCTTGACCCTTTCTGTACTCGATCTACTACCTTTTTGCATACATCAACAAATTTGTGAtagtctcaaattgaaccaagtcATTATGTTGGCTGGTTCTCATCACAGACGTTGCGACTAATAATtgttttttcatctatacaatgaTCTCCATAAGGAAAATATAGAAAAGAGAAGCAATTTAAAGCAAGAAGCTCAATCAAATGTTATCAAACATCTGCAGTCTAGCAAGTTATTTATTTGTGTCTGTATGCAAAAAGTGAAATGTTGTATTTTGGGTGCTGCTATTGCGTTGTCAATTCTTTAGCATCTTCCTTCAATGCAAGCTCGTGTGCATTTTTCTAAACTTCCTATGCCACCGAGCGTATTGGTATCGAATGCTGCCTATTAGAACCTAAATATCAATGATCCGATTACGATTAGAAAAATACAATGAAGGAACAGATAAAATGTGCAGCAAAATTCTGTCAGGATATCATTTTTCAAAGTGTAGATAGCCACTATAGTTGATTAATCATTTCACGATCTTAATTACTACaatatggatgagggattatgacAGGAAGAGCGAATATTTGGTTAAGAACTTCGATTGAACCTAATAATATCAAAGAAACAGGGTTTTCTTTCTTCGAAGAAACTTACATTTAAACTCTTGAGCAGTACCCAAGAAAGTAATGCGGAAGCCCATCAACGCAGATCGCCACATAAAGCCCGCCATGCTCCTTCGCACTGCTCCCCGGCCATTCAGAATCCCTAACAAGATCACCCGAACCAAGCATTCCTCCCTACAAAACAATTCGCATCTACATCACACAAAAATAGTTTCTTGGATGAGGCAACCTTGATAGCGACATCAAGCACCCAATGGAAGGGTGATAAGATCAAAGGACGAGCAGAATCCACAGATCCAGAGCAGGCGCCGGCAGGGACGTCACCACCATGGGCTCGGTGGCACTGGCAATGGGGGACGAGCTCCTGATCGGATCCAAAGTGGCAACGCTATGGCCTGTGGAAAGAGATTTGGAGGGGAATAAAAGTGAAAATGAATTCTTACCCTTTTCGCGACGATAGACGCCATTAACGACGACGATCTCGACAGGAGTTGGAGGGTGGCTCGATGGTTCGAACTGATTCGAGAATAACAGTTGTTATTGTGATTAAACGGACCGTTATGTCCAATGGTATCACGGTATCAAATCGAAGAGCCGTCGCACATTAATGACATAAAGAAGTATATGATTAGTGAGTGATCTGTTAAACCTTTCATATTCTCGTGCGTTTCCCTCAAAAGCGTCATATATGCATTCAAATTCCAAGTCCGGTTTGTGGGTGTATATACACCGCTGATCCGAACCGCAACATGTGAAAGACGCCATACTTGGATATAACGGCTGATATAAATGACTACAACGGTGGATATAAAATATCGCCCTCGACCCGATCTCGGTGCCACCATTTCTTTGTTGCCCGACCCAAACAGCAGCCGCGCCACCGAAGAGCTCCTCCTTTCCCGCTGCGCCGCCGCTTCCTTCGTATTCGGTTGATCCCAAGGTAGATACTTCCCTCGGTGCCAGGTTCTTCTCCGGCCGCTTGTAGGGGTCGAAGGGCGCTACACGGCAAGCGAAGTGTTTGATCGAGGACCAAGCGGGGCTTATCGATTGGATCAGTCATTCGAGGACGGATTCTTTGCGATAGGTACAGGTCCATGGGTGGGAAAGGTGATTCTATGCGGCCGACGAAGGATAAGGCGCCTTCGGGGAGGCAGTGGGGTTGATGATTTTGATAGTTTATCTCGAGAATTGGGTGAGGAAAGTCTCGGAGTTCCAGAGATAACTAGCGAAGAGGCGGTTTGATAGCGATTTGGAGGATGAATACAAGgtcgatgatgaggaggaggaaatTGACTGTTTGTGCAGACAGAGAACCCTATATACATCGTTTGGGTTGAACTGGTAGGAAAGGCCACGAAGGAATAGGTAGTCTGATGTCCGCACCATGGGAAAACTTCTTTTTTTAGTAGCATCAAAGATATCCTTCGAAGAATCAATTTTGGGGATATCCTTCCACCGTTCCTTCTATGAttgtttcccctttttttttttgtgtctgaTGTGAAAATACTTTTTCGTATCGTTTTAGATTTTGGGATATTTGTTAGTCGACCGATCTATTAGCTTTCTGGATGATGGTTTTGGAGGGGAGGATGACTGTCGTGTTGTGAGTTTCTGTTTCAGTCAAGATTAGATATTTAAACTGTTGGGTTTTTTTGTCCAAACTatgtcaaaagactcaaaactCGATTTTTTTTTGGCTTAATTCATTATAAATTTTTGGATCTGATTTCCTTTTAATGATTTCTTAAATCGTCAAGTTGAGATCTTGAAACAAGCTAGTAGTGCTGGCTATAAGTTACATTCTGATAGTTCCACAGTTTTTAGACGTGATGAGTTCTTTCCTTTGTCATGAACTTGTGACTATGGTTGATTATTATGAGACCAAAGTCTCCAATGTTGGAAAATTCTTGCCAGTTATAAAGAGCATACTTCTATTTTGTTTAGTATCTATCACAAATGTAGGAGGATTTTTGCCACTCATAGTGGAAATTGTAATGCTCTGTTTGCTATTTATTGTGAATTATAGATCAGGTGGTATTAGATAACCTTTGTGAGTTCATTCACGACTTCATTGAAGATCGAGTGTTGTGAAGGAGAACTGCTGGGAGGATATGCATCCTTGGAGCAACTGTAAGGAGAATACAGTCCTGCTGATTCCTTAGTAACAGTCTTGCTGATTCTTCACATATAAGAACTCCAAAGTTAATGTTGTATCGAGATACTGAACCATGAATGCAACTTTGAAAGTCCTAATATACTTATAATACTTCACACGTTAATGACATAAGGAAGTATATGATTAGTGATCTGTTAAACCTTTCATATTCTCCTGCGTTTCCCTCAAAAGCATCATATATGCATGTAAATTCCAAGACTGGTTTGTGTCTGTATATACAACACTGATCCTAACTGCAACATGTGAAAGCTTGACATTGAAGTTATTTCCTTGAACATCTTGTATAGAAACATTTTGCTTCCACATGCTTTTCTGGTTAAGATCAGAAGATAAAATCTAGTGAATTGTGGATCATGCAGGTACATTTTGATCATATAACTTGGCTTGTCAGAGACCTCTGTTTAAGGTATTTAGTTTAAAGAGAGTGATTTCTGCTGTATCTTGAATACTTTTGAATTCTTTGTTCTTATGAACCATCTTATTTTTGTGTTTTCAGTTGTGATCTacactggtttgcattttacatgCAACAGAAAAGAAACATTTAGATGAAGCTTCCATCAGTTTCTGAATTTTCAGCCCAGTCAATTGTCTGCAAGGGACCTTACCAAAATCATGTATGATTCATTCTAAATACACATTTTTTGTCTTGAGATCTTTGCTTGATTTATGTTTCCTAAACCCATATTTTTGGAAGCATTTGGAAACTTTAAATCTTTGCTCTTTGGATCTTTGCTATAATTACTTGACTTCTTTTGATAGGATTTAAATGTTAATTTTCTGTTATGGGCTCATAGTGCCCTCCATAGCTCCAGCTATCTGCTGTAAATACCCCTAAATGTGATATGTTTGCTACACCTTTATTTCATAATATTGAAGAGACAAGCTTGTGATAcatttaattgataaaaaatgcTTAGTAGGTTAATGAAAGTATGGCTCAAAGTACTCTGAGGCTTAAATTAGAGATGAAGCAGgcatttcatttttttctaaaaGCTCAAAAGTGCCTGAATTTTGTTTCTGTAAGATCTGTTAGGCTTCTTAATTTGAATATTTTGGATAGATAGCGTGCTACTACATGCTATATAAAACTTCATTAGCTGGTTCGTGAAGCCAATTCTTTCATAGAAAATACTAGATGTAACTCAGTTATTTTTCTTGGGGTTTGGGTAGGGGGTTTGATCTTTTTTTTCTGTGTTTTAAAGCGTCTGAAAATAACATGTACAAGTAGAATGTTGTTTTTTGTTGTCCTTGCTAATAAATTATGGTAATATTCTGGAAACCAAGCCTCTaatgttttttatttcttttctcagGGAACTCTCCACCATTCAGTTTTGGCTTATCCTAAATCAAGCACAGAATACTGTAACTCAATTTCTAATTCTATAGTAAATAGTGTTACTTTTGGGGGTCATGAAAACAAACTTCAATGCTTATCAAAGGCAAACCTGAAGTACCCAATACTGTTTGCCAAGCTACAAGAAAGTGATGCCTTTGAAAGCAAAGGATGCAAATCTTATGAGGATATGCTAGATGCAGATACAGAGAAATCTAGAggcaattttgatattaaaaaatcATCTGAGGGATCAAGTGAGTCACATTTCAATGAAGATGAGGTATCAGGTGCGCTGTCAACGTCTAACGAAAAGTTCTTGGAGTATCCACTTAACTATGAAGTGTGCCTTGGCAAGTTACGGGCTGTATACTTGCATGTATTGGCTGCAGAACAGTGGAATGCTTCTCGTTTAAATAAGTGCCACAGGTACTATCCTTAAGTTTTTGCACTTTGTGCATCATTTGATATCAGATTTTTGTTTTCATTTGGTTTCAAGAAATAGTGATGCACAGTTTAATACTACAGCTTGATTTTTTTGGCAGATCCTACTTGGAAAGTGCCACGAATTTGATTCATTATATGGCATTAAACTCACTTGATGTCGACGAACTTAAGCAAGAACTTTGTTCATCAGGCCTTGTAGATTTGGAACAGACCAATTCCCATGTTCTTGCAAGTATTACTGCAGCCATCAAACTCCTAAAAAATCTACAACCCAATTCGTATGACAAGAACCACAAAACATGGCCATTGGATGTGATACACCATGATAATGTTCAGGAGACTGAAAACTATGTAGATTTTGGCATAAGTGCAATGAGAAAGAAGGCATCTATGAACAAAGCAGCACTATTTGGACCTGCTCAAGATGagaaaaacataaacataatggtGACAGTTGGTAGAGAAGCAATTGACAATGAAACCTTGCTCAGTGATCTCGTCAATTCAGGCGCAAATGTAATACGCATCAACTGCGCACATGATGACTCAACTATTTGGAGCGAAATCATTAGACTTGCAAAGCACTGCTCACAAATGTTGGAAAAACCATGTCGAGTTCTTATGGATTTAGCTGGGCCAAAGTTGAGGACAGGACCAATGAAGTCTGGTCCACAAGTTATGAAATTATCCCCTAAAAAGGATGCTAAAGGTGATGTCATGTTTCCAGCTCAAGTTTGGCTGTCTCGTCCAGGTTGTGCCCCTCCTACTccctcagcagtagatgcaactctTTTTGTAGAAAGTGGtagattttttaatgaaattggGATAGGCAATGTGCTCGAATTTGTTGATTGTAGGGGTAGACGAAGGTCACTCAAAGTCTCTAAAAGACTTTCTGCTTCTAGTGGCTATGGCTTCATTGCAGAGTGTTCACGGACTGCTTATGTTGGCTCAGGCACCAAATTGTGCATACAGAAGAAGAAGGGTAAGTCTTCCTGTGGAGAAGTAGTGAATGTGCCTGCAGCAGATCAGTTCATTAGGGTGAGAGTGGGGGACTTGCTGACTATTATTAGAGAACCTAGTTTAATATTTGATGAAATTGGTGCTAGCACATGTGGTGCTGCAAAGGTAACATGTAATTCTGGTCGTCTTTTTGATTCTGTGAAACCTGGAGACCCTATAGCTTTTGATGATGGAAGGATCTGGGGAGTTGTTCAGGGAACAAGTATTAATGAAATAGTTGTCTCGATATCTCGTGCAAGTCCAAAGGGTTCAAAACTAGGCTCTGAGAAATCAATAAACATTCCCAAGACTGAGATACACTTTGAAGGCTTGACCTCGAAGGATCTTGTGGATCTTGAATTTATTGCTGCTAATGCTGATATGGTAGGTATATCATTCATTAGAGATGTACATGACATGGAGATTGTCCAGCAACAACTGAAGAAAAGAAAGCTTGCAGAGTTGGGTGTTGTGCTGAAAATTGAAACTCAAAGTGCCTTTGATAGGCTGCCTCTCTTGCTGCTTCAGGCAATGCAGTCTCCTAACCCTTTCGGGGTTATGATTGCTAGAGGAGATCTTGCAGTGGAATGTGGATGGGATCAGATGGCTAGTATTCAGGAAGAGATCTTGTCCATTTGTAATGCTGGTCATGTTCCTGTTATATG harbors:
- the LOC103991348 gene encoding plastidial pyruvate kinase 4, chloroplastic, which encodes MKLPSVSEFSAQSIVCKGPYQNHGTLHHSVLAYPKSSTEYCNSISNSIVNSVTFGGHENKLQCLSKANLKYPILFAKLQESDAFESKGCKSYEDMLDADTEKSRGNFDIKKSSEGSSESHFNEDEVSGALSTSNEKFLEYPLNYEVCLGKLRAVYLHVLAAEQWNASRLNKCHRSYLESATNLIHYMALNSLDVDELKQELCSSGLVDLEQTNSHVLASITAAIKLLKNLQPNSYDKNHKTWPLDVIHHDNVQETENYVDFGISAMRKKASMNKAALFGPAQDEKNINIMVTVGREAIDNETLLSDLVNSGANVIRINCAHDDSTIWSEIIRLAKHCSQMLEKPCRVLMDLAGPKLRTGPMKSGPQVMKLSPKKDAKGDVMFPAQVWLSRPGCAPPTPSAVDATLFVESGRFFNEIGIGNVLEFVDCRGRRRSLKVSKRLSASSGYGFIAECSRTAYVGSGTKLCIQKKKGKSSCGEVVNVPAADQFIRVRVGDLLTIIREPSLIFDEIGASTCGAAKVTCNSGRLFDSVKPGDPIAFDDGRIWGVVQGTSINEIVVSISRASPKGSKLGSEKSINIPKTEIHFEGLTSKDLVDLEFIAANADMVGISFIRDVHDMEIVQQQLKKRKLAELGVVLKIETQSAFDRLPLLLLQAMQSPNPFGVMIARGDLAVECGWDQMASIQEEILSICNAGHVPVIWATQVLESLTKTGIPTRAEITDVASGMRASCIMLNKGKYITEAVSTLNTVLGSCSTSKKNMKTLMKPLFPTS